Proteins encoded together in one Halalkaliarchaeum sp. AArc-CO window:
- a CDS encoding sodium-dependent transporter — MARETWATRIGFILAAVGSAVGLGNIWRFPFQTGQEGGAAFLLVYLLFVVAIGFPAILVEFVIGRRTNLNAVGSLRELGGGAWRYVGWLFVVTGFVILSYYSVVAGWFARYLVVGVTDGFVVTTEAEAAELFGTVSTGLDSLVFHAIFMALVIGIVAMGVRRGIELAVKVMVPAIILFLIGLAAYGATLDGASAAYAYYLSPDFGAVMDNWTSLLPAAAGQAFFTLSLGMGVMITYASYLGEDRNLATDAGVIVFLDTAIAVLVGFVVFPFIFAAGTDPGQIAVGAIFFSLTQAFATLPFGTLLGIVFFGVVTIAALSSAISILEVLVSYLIDEHPIDRLPATIGAGFAIFLLGVPVTLDLVFLDLLDGFADGVLLVLGALILVVFVGWVIPDVGLSELRQGIRGADPWDDIWLWMVRIPIVIVLVIALALGTLDYVDFLATDFAEWLGS, encoded by the coding sequence ATGGCACGCGAAACGTGGGCGACCCGCATTGGATTCATCCTGGCTGCGGTGGGGAGCGCGGTCGGGCTCGGAAACATCTGGCGGTTCCCGTTCCAAACGGGGCAGGAAGGGGGCGCAGCGTTCCTCCTCGTGTATCTGCTGTTCGTGGTTGCGATCGGGTTTCCGGCGATCCTCGTGGAGTTCGTCATCGGGCGCCGGACCAACCTCAACGCGGTGGGATCGTTGCGCGAACTCGGCGGTGGCGCCTGGCGGTACGTCGGCTGGCTGTTCGTCGTTACCGGATTCGTCATCCTCTCGTACTACAGCGTCGTCGCCGGCTGGTTCGCGCGGTATCTCGTCGTCGGCGTCACCGACGGGTTTGTCGTCACGACAGAGGCTGAAGCCGCAGAACTGTTCGGCACCGTGTCGACGGGACTCGACTCGCTCGTGTTCCACGCGATCTTCATGGCGCTCGTGATCGGCATCGTCGCGATGGGAGTTCGACGGGGGATCGAACTGGCAGTGAAGGTGATGGTGCCGGCGATCATCCTGTTTTTGATCGGCCTCGCGGCGTACGGAGCGACGCTCGACGGCGCGAGCGCCGCGTACGCTTACTACCTCTCGCCGGACTTCGGCGCAGTAATGGACAACTGGACCAGTCTGCTACCGGCGGCGGCGGGCCAGGCGTTCTTCACGCTCTCGCTGGGGATGGGCGTGATGATCACCTACGCGTCGTATCTCGGCGAGGACCGCAACCTCGCGACCGACGCAGGCGTGATCGTCTTCCTCGATACCGCGATCGCGGTGCTCGTCGGGTTCGTGGTGTTCCCCTTCATCTTCGCGGCGGGGACGGATCCGGGCCAGATCGCCGTGGGGGCGATCTTCTTCAGCCTCACGCAGGCGTTCGCGACACTCCCGTTCGGCACACTACTGGGGATCGTGTTTTTCGGCGTGGTGACGATCGCCGCGCTTTCGAGCGCGATCAGCATCCTCGAGGTGCTGGTCTCGTATCTGATCGACGAACACCCGATCGACCGGCTCCCGGCGACGATCGGTGCGGGGTTTGCGATCTTCCTGCTCGGCGTCCCGGTGACGCTGGATCTGGTGTTCCTGGACCTACTGGACGGGTTCGCAGACGGCGTGCTGCTGGTTCTGGGCGCGTTAATTCTCGTCGTGTTCGTCGGCTGGGTGATCCCCGACGTCGGGCTCTCGGAACTGCGACAGGGGATTCGGGGCGCCGATCCGTGGGACGACATCTGGCTGTGGATGGTCCGCATCCCGATCGTGATCGTGTTGGTGATCGCACTCGCGCTCGGCACACTCGATTACGTGGACTTCCTCGCCACTGACTTCGCCGAGTGGCTCGGAAGCTGA
- a CDS encoding methytransferase partner Trm112, with protein sequence MKESLLDILCCPVDKADLELDVEDRTDEEILEGTLTCTECGEEYPIEDGIPNLLPPDMRDEAPA encoded by the coding sequence ATGAAGGAGTCGCTACTGGACATCCTCTGTTGCCCGGTTGACAAAGCCGATCTCGAACTCGACGTCGAGGATCGAACCGACGAGGAGATCCTCGAGGGCACCCTCACCTGCACCGAGTGTGGCGAGGAGTACCCGATCGAGGACGGGATCCCGAACCTCCTGCCGCCGGACATGCGCGACGAAGCGCCGGCGTGA
- a CDS encoding 50S ribosomal protein L1, translating into MADSIEQAVTRALEEAPPREFRETVDLAINLRDLDLNDPSNRVDESVVLPAGTGQDTTIVVFAEGETAVRAREVADQVLDSDDLEDLGDDDDAAKDLADDTDFFVAEANLMQDIGRYLGTVLGPRGKMPTPLQPDDDVVETVNRMKNTVQLRSRDRRTFHTRVGAVDMSAEEIAENIDVIVRRLEADLEKGPLNIDSIYVKTTMGPSVEVPA; encoded by the coding sequence ATGGCAGACTCAATCGAACAAGCAGTTACTCGCGCACTCGAGGAAGCGCCGCCCCGGGAGTTCCGGGAGACGGTCGACCTCGCGATAAACTTGCGCGATCTTGACCTCAACGATCCGTCGAATCGCGTCGACGAGTCGGTGGTTCTGCCGGCCGGAACCGGACAGGACACCACCATCGTCGTCTTCGCGGAGGGCGAAACAGCCGTCCGCGCCAGAGAAGTCGCCGATCAGGTACTCGACTCCGACGACCTCGAGGACCTCGGCGACGACGACGACGCCGCGAAAGACCTCGCGGACGACACCGACTTCTTCGTGGCCGAAGCGAACCTGATGCAGGACATCGGCCGGTACCTCGGGACCGTTCTCGGTCCCCGCGGGAAGATGCCGACCCCGCTTCAGCCCGACGACGACGTCGTGGAGACGGTGAACAGAATGAAGAACACGGTCCAGCTTCGCTCCCGAGACCGGCGCACGTTCCACACGCGCGTCGGCGCGGTGGACATGTCCGCCGAGGAGATCGCCGAGAACATCGACGTCATCGTCCGGCGGCTGGAAGCCGACCTCGAGAAAGGACCACTCAACATCGACTCCATCTACGTGAAAACCACGATGGGGCCGTCCGTGGAGGTGCCCGCATGA
- a CDS encoding 50S ribosomal protein L10, which produces MSSEARRTETIPEWKREEVDAIVDFLESYESVGVVGVTGIPSRQLQAMRRELHGSAELRMSRNTLVVRALEEVDEGLETLTQYVAGEVALVGTNDNPFGLYQQLEESKTPAPINEGEVAPNDIVIPEGDTGVDPGPFVGELQQVGASARIMDGSIKVTEDSTVLPEGEVVSDQLASVLAELGIEPKEVGLDLKGVYSEGVLFESDELSIDVDEYRADIESAAAGARNLSVNAAYPTARTASTLIAKATGDAKAVGLFAEIESPDVVPDLIGKADGQLRALAARIDDEEALPEALQGVDAPAAETGTEEEQIDEDEAEDAEQAPEDGDDEDDEDDEDGAEGLGAMFG; this is translated from the coding sequence ATGAGCTCGGAGGCCCGTCGCACGGAGACGATCCCCGAGTGGAAACGGGAAGAGGTCGACGCGATCGTCGACTTCCTCGAATCCTACGAGTCGGTCGGCGTCGTGGGCGTCACCGGCATCCCGAGCCGACAGCTGCAGGCGATGCGCCGGGAGCTGCACGGCTCCGCGGAGCTCCGCATGAGCCGCAACACGCTCGTCGTCCGCGCGCTGGAGGAGGTCGACGAGGGGCTGGAGACGCTGACCCAGTACGTCGCCGGCGAGGTCGCCCTCGTCGGAACCAACGACAACCCGTTCGGCCTCTACCAGCAGCTCGAGGAGTCGAAGACCCCCGCCCCGATCAACGAGGGCGAGGTAGCCCCGAACGACATCGTCATCCCGGAGGGCGACACCGGCGTCGATCCGGGACCGTTCGTCGGCGAGCTCCAGCAGGTGGGGGCATCGGCCCGCATCATGGACGGCTCGATCAAGGTCACCGAAGACTCCACGGTGCTCCCGGAGGGCGAAGTCGTCTCCGATCAGCTCGCGAGCGTACTCGCCGAACTCGGTATCGAACCGAAGGAGGTCGGACTCGACCTCAAGGGCGTCTACTCCGAGGGCGTGCTGTTCGAATCCGACGAACTCTCGATCGACGTCGACGAGTACCGCGCGGACATCGAGTCCGCCGCCGCCGGCGCCCGGAACCTCTCGGTCAACGCGGCGTATCCGACCGCGAGGACGGCCTCGACGCTCATCGCGAAGGCGACCGGCGACGCGAAGGCGGTCGGTCTGTTCGCCGAGATCGAGAGCCCGGACGTCGTTCCGGACCTCATCGGGAAGGCCGACGGTCAGCTCCGCGCGCTCGCCGCTCGGATCGACGACGAGGAGGCGCTCCCCGAAGCCCTGCAGGGCGTCGACGCGCCCGCAGCCGAGACGGGAACGGAAGAGGAACAGATCGACGAAGACGAGGCGGAAGACGCCGAACAGGCCCCCGAAGACGGCGACGACGAGGACGACGAAGACGACGAGGACGGTGCCGAGGGCCTCGGCGCGATGTTCGGATAA
- the rpl12p gene encoding 50S ribosomal protein P1, with amino-acid sequence MEYVYAALILNETGEEINEDNITAILESAGADVDESRVKALIAALEDVDIEEAIETAAAAPAAGAAAAGGADEADDEEADDEEEAEEADDDDEDEEEEDASGEGLGELFG; translated from the coding sequence ATGGAATACGTTTACGCAGCACTCATCCTGAACGAGACGGGCGAAGAGATCAACGAAGACAACATCACCGCGATCCTGGAGTCGGCCGGCGCCGACGTCGACGAGTCGCGCGTCAAAGCGCTCATCGCGGCGCTCGAGGACGTCGACATCGAGGAGGCCATCGAGACGGCCGCAGCCGCACCCGCCGCGGGTGCCGCGGCCGCGGGCGGTGCAGACGAAGCCGACGACGAGGAAGCCGACGACGAAGAGGAAGCCGAGGAGGCCGACGACGACGACGAAGACGAGGAAGAAGAAGACGCCTCCGGAGAGGGCCTCGGCGAGCTGTTCGGCTGA
- a CDS encoding tripartite tricarboxylate transporter permease — translation MDPVVRFVVDPGFALAAFAFLLAGATLGAVSGLVPGLHANNFALLLAGIAPSIQADPLLVGVAILAAGVVHTFLDIVPALALGVPDAAMAVAALPGHRLVIAGRGREALRLSAVGSAVAVALAVPLAIPVTWAMVRAYPTIRAHLPFVLAGVVAILLVTESSRRAAIAGMMAFLASGTLGLVTLDLDPAAPLGSGGMLVPLFTGLFGAPVLVEALGGKGVPPQADARITMRPRSLGLTAGAGSFAGALVGYLPGVSAAIASVLALPAVPAADADRGFIVSTSGANTANTVFALFALVSLGTPRTGVMVALERIEVPFALPVLLLATATAAVVGFTLVLLVGDAYLRIVGTADYTRVSVAVLAALVCLSGLFAGPLGVAVFLVSTLLGLIPPRLGARRVHLMGVLIVPLGLST, via the coding sequence ATGGATCCGGTCGTCCGCTTCGTCGTCGATCCCGGCTTCGCGCTTGCAGCGTTCGCGTTTCTGCTCGCTGGAGCGACGCTGGGGGCGGTGTCGGGGTTGGTTCCGGGGCTACACGCGAACAACTTTGCGCTGCTTCTGGCGGGGATCGCTCCAAGCATTCAGGCGGATCCGTTGCTCGTCGGCGTCGCGATACTCGCCGCCGGCGTCGTCCACACGTTCCTCGACATCGTGCCGGCGCTCGCGCTGGGCGTTCCCGACGCGGCGATGGCCGTGGCTGCTCTCCCGGGCCATCGGCTCGTGATCGCCGGGCGCGGTCGGGAAGCGCTTCGGCTCTCGGCGGTCGGCTCCGCAGTCGCCGTCGCCCTCGCGGTTCCGCTTGCGATACCCGTCACGTGGGCGATGGTACGTGCGTATCCGACGATCAGGGCCCACCTCCCGTTCGTGCTGGCAGGGGTGGTGGCAATCCTCCTGGTGACAGAGTCGTCGCGCAGAGCCGCCATCGCCGGCATGATGGCGTTTCTGGCGAGCGGAACCCTGGGTCTCGTGACACTCGATCTGGATCCCGCCGCGCCACTGGGTTCGGGCGGTATGCTCGTACCGCTTTTCACGGGGCTGTTCGGCGCCCCGGTCCTCGTGGAAGCGCTGGGTGGAAAGGGCGTCCCACCGCAGGCTGACGCCCGGATCACGATGCGGCCCCGATCGCTGGGGCTGACAGCCGGCGCCGGATCGTTCGCAGGGGCGCTGGTGGGATATCTGCCCGGCGTTTCGGCGGCGATCGCGTCGGTGCTCGCGCTGCCAGCCGTACCGGCAGCCGACGCGGACCGGGGATTCATCGTGTCGACGAGCGGCGCAAACACGGCTAATACGGTGTTCGCGCTCTTCGCGCTGGTCTCGCTGGGAACGCCACGGACGGGAGTGATGGTCGCACTCGAACGGATCGAAGTGCCGTTCGCGTTGCCGGTACTGCTACTTGCAACCGCAACGGCAGCCGTCGTCGGGTTCACGCTGGTGTTGCTCGTCGGCGACGCGTACCTCCGAATCGTCGGAACGGCAGATTACACCCGCGTGTCGGTGGCGGTGCTGGCTGCGCTCGTCTGTCTGTCGGGACTGTTCGCCGGTCCGCTCGGCGTCGCCGTGTTCCTCGTGTCGACGCTTTTGGGTCTGATCCCTCCACGACTGGGCGCCAGACGGGTCCATCTGATGGGCGTACTCATCGTTCCGCTCGGTCTCTCTACCTGA
- a CDS encoding ATPase, T2SS/T4P/T4SS family produces the protein MTDEDADGPEAGESTGEEGVESSPLETDADADGSTSSEGGSEGGDLEGGDTESDVEDETLPEPAESGTELAGDSEERSKALEGPGDGAEGPIGETDVGRTDDEDNTRETPELEGETAVSPEGESADREADAVRDEEPGRQDEEPEPPEYTAVVGEYTWDDFLREHGYEEAAEALYARFDTAPGSERWGDGEVDRSLEERDWERAGVDPAEFLGFHPDELLWRLGAADSVGSRLRELAAEIHDLSKTPPIKGYYTWEDYKKEFFYDEEGNPPTDEEGNPLAFDRTEALGFDPEGTENVLSAGKETAERLLDLEDERTVDVQEELDENEFFGTTEGNTTLVNRYDLEKAVPIEKKTHFREVERYWVNKPYSFVIIFHSRKENEKKYYAVQPHLNEIESRIQEYLTDKIRTSIKYSDENVAGAGEGERRDVIKSEAYQLLDRYDLYERENEPLGNKLQGTLGLEHEGWIGGLLDAIGYEEPTSDVEHLAGLSARPERAVIEDDPETLTEYQVEKLLYYLIRDFIGYERIDPIKHDINVEDISCDGYNSPVFVYHSDYEQIISNVYHGETELDDFVVKLAQRSGKGISKRSPQVDATLPDGSRAQLTLGKEVSDHGTNYTIRQFKDVPFTPIDLINWNTFALDQMAFLWLCIENHKSLIFAGGTASGKTTSLNAVSLFIPSNAKIVSIEDTREVELPQRNWIASVTRPSFTADDKGDVDEFDLLEAALRQRPDYIVMGEIRGEEGRTLFQVMSTGHTTYTTFHADNVGEVLKRFTTDPINVSKTMFTALDLVSVQSSTRVRGNKVRRNKSLTEINHYDPENDEINVQDVFQWQAETDEFLKMGASNTLEEIKFDRGWKQERLEEELFKRRVVLAYLIVNGLNTYAQVAATLQAFINDPDTILALMANDGLEQSLEDLREMESVLIDVDPEKEEMVPRPDPDEEGLAEAKRILEEAEELFAEYRDVEPGDVADALFDVDGEATVEASAGEDRPALEAATEDADGEAADPSGPAEPPSPDGDTEGPPRITGDGEGIEASGELEGETTAEADGELDGTTVAGELDGDTANDPDDSFGTPAGSDDGDANLEGLFDDIDGGDEPADDVSFDDSADDVSLDDSADDVSFDDSADDVSLDDSADDVTFDEPSFDTGTDSEFDTESGFGSVDAGSSFDDGSSKQERSVGSDGTLDSDDTEDELDDWGFGSVNEDDSADGDGATDGGESPETREDG, from the coding sequence ATGACAGACGAGGACGCCGACGGCCCCGAGGCAGGGGAATCGACGGGGGAAGAGGGGGTCGAGTCCTCGCCTCTCGAGACGGACGCGGACGCCGACGGGTCCACCTCCAGTGAGGGAGGTTCCGAGGGGGGAGACCTCGAAGGAGGCGACACGGAATCCGACGTCGAGGACGAAACCCTTCCCGAGCCCGCCGAAAGCGGGACGGAACTGGCTGGCGATTCGGAGGAGCGATCTAAAGCGCTCGAGGGACCCGGCGACGGGGCCGAGGGCCCGATCGGTGAGACCGACGTGGGACGGACAGACGACGAGGATAACACCCGGGAGACACCGGAACTCGAGGGCGAAACAGCCGTTTCGCCGGAGGGCGAGTCAGCCGACCGAGAGGCTGATGCAGTTCGAGACGAAGAACCGGGTCGACAGGACGAGGAACCCGAACCGCCGGAGTACACCGCCGTCGTCGGCGAATACACGTGGGACGATTTCCTGCGGGAACACGGCTACGAGGAGGCTGCCGAAGCGCTGTACGCCCGGTTCGACACCGCCCCCGGAAGCGAACGGTGGGGTGATGGCGAAGTCGACCGGAGCCTCGAGGAGAGAGACTGGGAGCGTGCAGGTGTCGATCCTGCCGAGTTCCTCGGCTTCCATCCCGACGAACTCCTGTGGCGACTCGGCGCCGCCGACAGCGTCGGCTCCCGACTCCGGGAGCTCGCCGCGGAGATACACGATCTCTCGAAGACGCCACCGATCAAGGGATACTACACCTGGGAAGATTACAAAAAAGAGTTCTTCTACGACGAGGAGGGGAATCCGCCGACCGACGAGGAGGGAAATCCGCTGGCGTTCGATCGCACGGAAGCGCTCGGATTCGACCCCGAGGGGACCGAGAACGTCCTCTCGGCCGGGAAGGAAACCGCCGAACGGCTGCTCGATCTCGAGGACGAACGCACCGTCGACGTCCAGGAGGAACTCGACGAAAACGAGTTTTTCGGTACGACCGAAGGGAACACGACGCTGGTCAACCGGTACGACCTCGAGAAGGCCGTCCCCATCGAGAAGAAGACCCATTTCCGGGAGGTCGAGCGCTACTGGGTGAACAAGCCGTACTCGTTCGTGATCATCTTCCACTCCCGGAAGGAGAACGAAAAGAAGTACTACGCGGTCCAGCCGCACCTGAACGAGATCGAATCGCGGATCCAGGAGTACCTCACGGACAAGATCCGCACCTCGATCAAATACTCCGACGAGAACGTCGCCGGCGCAGGCGAGGGCGAACGCCGCGACGTGATCAAAAGCGAAGCCTATCAGCTCCTCGATCGGTACGACCTCTACGAACGCGAAAACGAGCCGCTCGGAAACAAGCTCCAGGGGACGCTGGGGCTCGAGCACGAGGGGTGGATCGGGGGCTTACTGGACGCGATCGGGTACGAGGAACCCACCAGTGACGTCGAGCACCTCGCGGGGCTCTCTGCGCGGCCGGAACGGGCGGTGATCGAGGACGATCCGGAGACGCTAACCGAGTACCAGGTCGAGAAACTGCTGTATTACCTCATCAGGGATTTCATCGGCTACGAGCGCATCGATCCGATCAAACACGACATCAACGTCGAGGACATCTCCTGTGACGGGTACAACTCTCCGGTGTTCGTCTACCACAGTGACTACGAACAGATCATCTCGAACGTGTACCACGGCGAGACAGAACTCGACGACTTCGTCGTCAAACTCGCCCAGCGGTCGGGGAAGGGCATATCCAAGCGTTCACCACAGGTGGACGCAACGCTTCCGGACGGCTCCCGCGCGCAGCTCACCCTCGGCAAAGAAGTGTCCGACCACGGGACCAACTACACGATCAGGCAGTTCAAGGACGTCCCGTTCACGCCGATCGACCTGATCAACTGGAACACCTTTGCGCTGGATCAGATGGCGTTCCTGTGGCTGTGTATCGAGAACCACAAGTCTTTGATCTTCGCGGGGGGCACCGCATCCGGGAAGACGACGAGTCTGAACGCGGTGTCGCTTTTCATCCCCTCGAACGCGAAGATCGTCTCCATCGAGGACACCCGAGAGGTCGAACTCCCACAACGCAACTGGATCGCGTCGGTCACCAGACCCTCCTTTACCGCCGACGACAAGGGGGACGTCGACGAGTTCGACCTGCTGGAGGCGGCGCTGCGCCAGCGGCCGGATTACATCGTCATGGGCGAGATCCGCGGCGAGGAGGGGCGCACGCTGTTTCAGGTCATGTCGACGGGCCACACCACCTACACGACGTTCCACGCGGACAACGTCGGTGAGGTGCTCAAGCGCTTCACGACGGATCCGATCAACGTCTCGAAGACGATGTTTACCGCGCTGGATCTGGTTTCGGTCCAGTCGTCGACGCGGGTGAGAGGGAACAAAGTGCGGCGGAACAAGTCGCTCACCGAGATCAACCACTACGACCCCGAAAACGACGAGATCAACGTTCAGGACGTCTTCCAGTGGCAGGCAGAGACCGACGAATTCCTCAAGATGGGGGCATCGAACACGCTCGAGGAGATCAAGTTCGACCGCGGCTGGAAACAGGAGCGGCTCGAAGAAGAACTGTTCAAACGCCGGGTCGTGCTCGCGTACCTCATCGTCAACGGACTCAACACCTACGCGCAGGTGGCGGCGACGCTGCAGGCGTTCATCAACGACCCGGACACGATCCTCGCGCTTATGGCCAACGACGGCCTCGAACAGTCGCTGGAAGACCTCCGGGAGATGGAGTCGGTGCTGATCGACGTCGACCCGGAAAAAGAGGAGATGGTGCCACGTCCTGACCCCGACGAGGAGGGACTCGCCGAGGCGAAACGCATCCTCGAGGAGGCCGAAGAACTGTTCGCAGAGTACCGCGACGTCGAACCCGGCGACGTGGCGGACGCGCTGTTCGACGTCGACGGGGAAGCGACCGTTGAGGCGTCCGCCGGCGAGGATCGACCCGCACTGGAGGCGGCAACCGAGGACGCCGACGGGGAGGCGGCCGATCCTTCCGGACCGGCGGAACCGCCGTCCCCGGACGGAGACACGGAAGGACCACCCAGGATCACCGGCGACGGCGAGGGGATCGAGGCGTCGGGCGAGCTCGAGGGAGAAACCACAGCCGAGGCCGACGGCGAACTCGACGGGACGACCGTCGCGGGTGAACTCGACGGAGACACTGCAAACGACCCCGACGATTCGTTCGGAACTCCGGCGGGAAGCGACGACGGCGACGCGAACCTGGAGGGGCTGTTCGACGACATCGACGGCGGCGACGAGCCGGCAGACGACGTGAGCTTCGACGACTCGGCCGACGACGTGAGCCTCGACGACTCGGCAGACGACGTGAGCTTCGACGACTCGGCCGACGACGTGAGCCTCGACGACTCGGCTGACGACGTGACCTTCGACGAGCCCTCGTTCGACACCGGAACCGACTCCGAGTTCGACACAGAATCCGGATTCGGAAGCGTCGATGCGGGATCGAGCTTCGACGACGGCTCCTCCAAGCAAGAGCGGTCAGTCGGGTCGGACGGTACACTCGACTCGGACGACACCGAGGACGAACTCGACGACTGGGGATTCGGTTCGGTCAACGAGGACGACTCCGCCGACGGTGACGGGGCAACTGACGGCGGAGAGAGCCCCGAAACGAGGGAGGACGGATGA
- a CDS encoding type II secretion system F family protein — protein sequence MSLETGSSGGLGGDADPLASAFYPVFKRLFDEDGDFVSDVDVKLTQARIPDPVEMYLSRSLGLGILVGAVFWIVGTAIGWGIFQFGLIDPETLGLGVPVPTAEMGALLRSLVVPVTIGITGIVFGGIGFAMGFGTLIAIPYSRASARKREINMLLADGVSFMYALSVGGMNQLEILRAMARAEDTYGEVSREFQSIINETEFFGTDYRNAIRQQSIETPSDELSQFLTDMLSIINSGGDMEQFLKDKKEKHLRTAKQQQEMTLETMELFGEMYMTLSLFPLLLIIILVIMSMLGDAEAFLLYASVYALIPLTGVGFLVLVSTVKQDEPGDGYLRPQGGSQRLHETSQESLRHLGLIEGFVGNYNVFDRIKSREGTYLTSKLLKQPHLFFRDNPLYTLALTVPAALVLLAIAITSGRAPLSPDGWISNPVWSTFIWVYVPLYLVLVPLAVFHEWNVRSRAAVTGKLSENLRKLSSANDTGQTLLESINSVAETSSGKLADEFDVIYTKVNYGMSLREALVEFNNKYHMPRLARTVKLISEAQEASSQITDVLSTAAQASENQDDIERERRSRTRMQVAIILMTYLTLLAVMAILQTQFIDVMAELTAGAEEADGAAQQGGPDFGAGVDPSLLSLLFFHAVTIQAILSGFISGYIRNADIVSGVKFVVVLITLALATWVVVG from the coding sequence ATGAGCCTCGAAACGGGATCCAGCGGCGGTCTCGGCGGGGACGCAGACCCCCTCGCGAGCGCCTTTTATCCGGTGTTCAAGCGGCTGTTCGACGAGGACGGCGATTTCGTGAGCGACGTCGACGTCAAGCTTACGCAGGCGCGGATCCCCGACCCGGTCGAGATGTATCTCTCCCGTTCGCTGGGGCTGGGGATCCTCGTCGGTGCCGTCTTCTGGATCGTCGGCACGGCGATCGGGTGGGGAATCTTCCAGTTCGGGCTGATCGATCCGGAGACGCTCGGGCTCGGCGTGCCGGTGCCGACCGCAGAGATGGGAGCGCTGTTGCGCTCGCTGGTCGTTCCCGTCACGATCGGCATCACCGGAATCGTCTTCGGCGGGATCGGGTTCGCGATGGGGTTCGGGACGTTGATTGCGATCCCCTACTCGCGGGCCTCCGCGAGAAAGCGGGAGATCAACATGCTGCTTGCCGACGGAGTCTCGTTTATGTATGCGCTCTCCGTGGGCGGGATGAACCAGCTCGAGATCCTGCGGGCGATGGCCCGCGCCGAGGACACCTACGGGGAGGTCTCCCGGGAGTTTCAAAGCATCATCAACGAGACGGAGTTTTTCGGAACCGACTACCGGAACGCGATCAGACAGCAGTCGATCGAGACGCCCAGCGACGAGCTCTCGCAGTTCCTCACCGACATGCTGTCGATCATCAACTCCGGCGGCGACATGGAGCAGTTCCTGAAAGACAAGAAGGAAAAGCATCTCCGGACCGCCAAACAGCAGCAGGAGATGACCCTGGAGACGATGGAGCTGTTCGGCGAGATGTACATGACGCTGTCGCTGTTCCCGCTGTTGCTCATCATCATCCTCGTCATCATGAGCATGCTCGGCGACGCGGAGGCGTTCCTGTTGTACGCGAGCGTCTACGCGCTGATCCCGCTTACCGGGGTCGGCTTCCTCGTGCTGGTCTCGACGGTCAAACAGGACGAGCCCGGCGATGGCTATCTCCGCCCACAGGGCGGCAGCCAGCGGCTCCACGAGACGAGCCAGGAGAGCCTGCGTCACCTCGGTCTGATCGAAGGGTTCGTCGGCAACTACAACGTCTTCGATCGGATCAAAAGCCGGGAGGGGACCTACCTCACGAGCAAACTCCTCAAACAGCCGCACCTGTTTTTCCGTGACAATCCCCTGTACACGCTGGCGCTTACGGTTCCGGCGGCGCTTGTGCTGTTGGCGATCGCGATCACGTCCGGGCGGGCCCCCCTCTCCCCCGACGGCTGGATCTCGAACCCCGTCTGGAGTACGTTCATCTGGGTGTACGTGCCGCTGTATCTGGTGTTGGTTCCCCTCGCCGTCTTCCACGAGTGGAACGTTAGGTCGCGAGCGGCAGTCACGGGGAAGCTCTCGGAGAACCTCCGGAAGCTCTCGTCGGCGAACGACACCGGACAGACCCTCCTCGAGTCGATCAACTCCGTGGCTGAGACCTCCTCCGGGAAGCTCGCAGACGAGTTCGACGTCATCTACACCAAGGTTAACTACGGGATGAGCCTCCGCGAGGCGCTGGTCGAGTTCAACAACAAATACCACATGCCCCGCCTCGCGCGGACCGTGAAGCTGATCTCGGAGGCACAGGAGGCATCCTCACAGATCACGGACGTGCTCTCGACTGCCGCCCAGGCGTCGGAGAACCAGGACGACATCGAACGCGAACGGCGCTCCAGAACCCGGATGCAGGTGGCAATCATCCTGATGACATACCTGACGCTGCTCGCGGTGATGGCAATCTTGCAGACGCAGTTCATCGACGTCATGGCCGAACTCACGGCTGGCGCCGAGGAAGCCGACGGCGCCGCACAGCAGGGCGGCCCCGACTTCGGCGCCGGCGTCGATCCGTCGCTGCTGTCGCTTCTGTTCTTCCACGCCGTGACGATCCAGGCGATCCTGTCCGGGTTCATCAGCGGCTACATCCGGAACGCCGACATCGTCTCGGGGGTGAAGTTCGTCGTCGTGCTGATCACGCTGGCGCTGGCCACGTGGGTGGTGGTCGGATGA